ctccttctcctccattcTGGGAATCTATTTCCCGGGAGCAGGAGGGCTAGGGCAGGGCTCTCTGGAGAGTTTTCTGTGGCTTCTCACTTCATTCAACCTCTGGGGTGCCAGAGCTGTGCCAGACCAAATGAGGACCGTGGGTGTAACTGACTAGTCCGTGGAGGGTCCCCGGCTGGTGCTCAGCCCTCCTTCCATCCCCCCAGCAAGCccaggggagaggcaaagaggcTTCTTCTGTCCCTGTCCTTATGCCTGTGGGGTCAGCGTGGGCCTGGCCAGGCAGGATCCCTTTGCCCTCTGCCCTGTGGCTGAAGGTTTAATTTCGAGGGCAGGAGGGCATGGCTGGGAATGTGGGCATTCCCAGGGTAGAGGAAGCCCACGGTCTCTTGCAGGCCCcgaaccccccccaccccgacccggGAAAGGCTGCTGGATGCTTTCTCGAGAGACAGCGGCTGAGCAGCAACTGACTGTGGCCACAGCCATCCCATCTTGTCTCAGACTCTCAGTTTCTCCCTGTAAACCAGAGCAAGACCACGGGCTCCCAAGTCCTTATACTCCATGGagatttatggaaaaaaaaaaaaaaaaagcaaaaggcagttcccaTAGAAAAGCCCGAACCCTCCTGGGTGGCTGACCCTTGGGCTGGCCCTGTGGGTCCTGGGGAGGTGTCTCCCAATCCCGGCGTTCCTTTGGGGCGGGGCTGGCTCCGGACCCCATGAGGGAGAGATGAAGTGTCCGGCTCAGGAGGCGGAGCCCCCAAACACCAAAGGCCTCCTCCAGAGCCTGCTGGGGCCCCGCCTGCAGCCAGCACCACGCGAGCCCCGCTGAGTGATGCCCACCAGGGACTCACCCGAGACAAGCACACCACCCACCAGCCCTGTTTTATTCATAGACCTTTGCAGGAGAAGCCAGTGGGGCAGGGCCGACAGGGAGCCCAGCGCACATCTGCAGGGCTCCCTCAGCCTCGGCCTCCAAGTgttggatctctctctcttttttttttccaggacaaaacaaaacagaacaaaacaaaaatccaaaaaaaaaaaaaattattttgcaaaaaCACTTCCTCAATAAACAACATGTAAACAGAAACAGCTGCTTCGGGCTCCACGAATGTCTCACTGTGTCTTCAAAGGCTTGTCCGTGGCGGGCAGTGGGGGCGGCTGGCAGGGGCCATTTTCCTCCTCCTCGGGGGCACCCTGGGGGTAGACCACGAAACACAGCTCCTGGCCCCAGCGTGTcatggactctgaggacagatggacaaacagatagaccttgggtctgactctgtgggGCAGGGGTCTTCAGGGAGCTGCTCCCATCAGGCGGATCCTGGACTCTGGGGTCACCTCTTGGGGAGACTTCCGGTGGCAGCTGGATCCTGTTACCACCGCAGCTGCTGGAGGGGGGGCCTGCTCCAGGGCCAGCCCCTAAGAGGGTCGCATCCCTGGCTCCCACCGCCATGGGGAGGCTGCCCGGCTCACCTGTGAGTCTGTGCACACACTTTGGTTTGCTTTTCCAGAACACCCCCAGGAAGAAAACAGGCACCCCTGTGAGGATGATGATCACGCCGACCCCACACACCATGGGCTCTGAGATGAAGCTGAAGACCAGCAGGAATGCCCAGAAAACCAAGTACGCCACGGGGACCAGGAGGTTCACCTGGGGGAGATCCAGCCGGACTGCCCATGGCACCCCCACCCTGGGGGCTCCCACATGCTTCCCACCCACTGGGGCGTGAGGGCTCCCCCTGTAGCCCAACAAGCTAGAAGCCACCTTAGGGGATGGTCAGGGTGCCAAACGGTTGAGGATTTGTTGAAGTTTCCGTGGCCCTGAGCTGCACACAGCAACGATGTGTCCCTGGCTGTTTGCATTTGACAGAGACGTCTCTGTCTTTTTCAGTGTGTCACCTTTTTTAGACACTGAGCCCTTGTCCGGCTCCAGGATTTATACGCACACAGAGTATGTGCACTTAGCTTGGGTTAGGCTCTCCTGTCTCCCGTCCTGTGCATGCTCCTGGGGTTCCGTGTGACCGGGAGCAAGCACCCGAGCCTGACTTTCCCGTCTGGAAGCTCAGAGTGCACCCAGCAACCCCTCGTGGGGCTGTTGAGGATGCTGAATATATCAGTGGACACAGAGCCTGAGCAGGGCCAGGCACATGGCTAAAACTCGAATCCTAGTCGTtgtcctcccctgctcccctccccgcctccccgagCACAAATGACTGTGGGGCTTGGACCACATGTGCCAGTCCGGCCCCACTCCCAGACCTCACCTTGATGGGCCTGTGCAACGCCGGCCGCCTCCAGCGCAGCACGAGAAGGCCCAGGATGGTGACGCCGTAGCAGAGGTAGTTGATGAAGGACACGTAGTTGATGAGCGTGTACGTGTCTCCCACAAGCATGATGACCGCTGTGGCCCCGCACTGGGAGAGGACCGGGCTGAGTGtggcctcccacctgcctccatcAGCCCCGGCCCTCCCCGCTGCCTCTGTGGGCTGCCCCCTAGGGCCGAGACAAATCCCCACCATTCCCCACATTGCTGGGTGGCCCCGGCTCCCCTCCCGGCCAGCCGTGACCCCACAACTTACACAGACGaggagggcagggatgggggtgcaGTGTCGGACATGGATCATGGCCAGCAGGCTGGGCAGGTGCCCCTCTCGGGCCCCCGAGAAGCACAGTCTGGGACAGAGATGGGTGGCGGCCGTGAGTCTGGCCATGGGCCTCCTACCAACCAGATCCTGGACCTCCGCTCCAGACGTGATGTCCCTCTTGAGCTGTCGCCTCTGACCCCTGCTCTGGGCCCTGGCAGCCCCACAGAGCAGTTCTTCCCTGTCTTGCCCCACCTCCCTTTTGCTTTCTGGACCTCAGAGTTGGGGTCTGACTCCTGTAACTGGGGAGTTCATCATCCCAGCTTCACATGAGACCCACCAGGCAGGATTTGACTCCCTCTGGCCCCTGGCACGGATCGCACGCACCTGCCTTGCCTCACCTTGACCGAGCCCCTCCCCAATCCAGTCACCTGGAGGAGGTGAACAGGTAGCCATTGATCCCTCCAAAAGTGGAAAGTGCCACGGAGACGGGCATGACCCAAGAAAAGTAGCCCAGCAGCTTCTCCCCGAAGGTCTGAGTGGGCACAGAAGAAGAGGGGATGAGTGAGGCAGGGCGGGGTGGGCGGGAGCCAGGCACAAGTGGGACCCCACTCACCACGGCCACCGCGTTAGAGACCAGCAGCTCCTGGGGGGACATGGCAGTGAAGTAGGCAATGTTGGTGAAGGTGTACACAAAGGTCACCAGCGGGATGGAGATGACAATGGCACGGGGTAGGTTCCTGGGGGCAGCGGTGCAGTAGGTCAGCGTCAGTCCCAGTGGGTTTGGGGGCTGTGAGGTGGGACCCAGAGGACCCAGCAAGGGAGCAGTTGGAGTCTCTATCTCCAGGGTCCGGGTCTGCTGGGGGCCTTGGGACAGGGAAGGGGCAGCACTACTGTCCCCCTGCTGCCCCCCAGCTCCAGCCTGGGTACAGGCAGTTGAGAGGAGGGACTGATGGGGGAAGAGCCACATCAAACCCCGAGGGGCACCTCTACTGTCGGTACACAAAGAGAAAATTGCATATAGCCAAACTCAGCCTTGAAAATCCTCAGAAATCCTTGAAAAGTGCCCCTAGAGTCCCATGCATAGATCTGCACCCCCTGGAACGCCCTATCAGCCCCAGTCCCAGCTCCCAGCAGTTCACTGTTGGGATCCCTGGCTAAGCATCAGAGGGAGCCATCGGCTTCATCCATAGGGCATGTCGTGTGCACACGTATAAATTTTGGCCAAATGCTGATGGCTGGATGCATTGACGGCAAGGGGCCATGGCCCGCCCACAGCCTCACAGGGAGCACTGGTGTCCCAGCAGCAGCACGGTCAGGCGGATGACCAGACGGGGCCCCGGGAGGCAGCGGACCTGTGCAGGGAGGCTGCCTCTCCCACCGCTgcacccctccccttcccagggctcgGCCGGGCATCCCACTCACTTTCGAGGGTCAACCAGCTCCTCAGTGACGTAGTTGAGGAAGTTCCAGCCGCTGAACGCAAAGGAGCCCTGGAGGAAGGCCAGGGCCAGGTGACCCACAGAGGGCGTCATCCAGAAGTCAAAGGCATTGCTGGGCCTCAGCTCCTCGAAGTGTCCTGGGGGTCCAGAGGTCAGGGGTCAGTGTTGTCGCCGCAGCCCTGTCCACGGCCCCACCCCGGCCCTACCTTGGAAGATCTGGACAAAGCCCACGCCAATGATGAGGGATAGGGCCAGCAGCTTCCCGCCGGTGAAGATGTCCTGGATGCGTGTGGCCCAGCGCACGCTGGAGCTGTTCACCCAGGTCAGGAGcactggggaggaagggagagagggcggGTGGGCCATGGCTGAGTTTGGCCCAGGCTGCAGGAGAGTGGcagcccacccacccccagcagcccaccCCCTGAGGCTGAGCTCCCAGGGGGCCGGCAGGTGGAGGGACGCCCCCTCCCGCACATGCACAGCCCTCCCATACCCGCGAGCAGGGCGCAGGCCCAGAGCAGGCACTCACTCAGGCAGGCCATGGAGAGTGCGCGGGAGGCGGCGGCTGGGGGGATGCAGTTGGGGAACACAGGCTGTAGCACGTAGTTGGAGAAGGTCATGGAGATGACAGCCAGGCTGGTTGGGTACATGATGAGGACTGCGCTCCAGAGCAGCAGGAagctggaaggagggagggccCCACTGGCAGAGGCAGCAGCGCCCTCCCAGCCAAGCCAGCCCAGGTGGGGGCTGCCCCTCAGGCCGCGGCACCCGGGGCTGGCGAGGGTGCGCGATGCGCCGGGAAGGCAGGACAGATTCTGTTCTAAGAATGGACTTTTGCAACAGAGATGACATTCAGCACGGTTAAAGAGCTCCAGGCTGCCCTTGGGCAGGTGTCGAAAAGGACTGGGGAAGCAGTCACCTTTCTAATAGCCGATGAGCTGTGGCCACGGGCTGTCTCCTGAGCTGGGGTGGGCTGACCCGGGACCTTGGGTTATGGTCCCAGCGGGGTCTCTCAGCAGAGCCCATGGCTGCAGGTAGCTGGTTCTGAGCCGTGGCGCCTGGGGGATAAGACCTCGCGAGGAGCCCTGGCAGGGGTTAGGGAGCGATTTATGTCCCTTTTGCCCACATATTGCCACTGTGGGGTACCCACATGCGAGCCCGGGCTCTGCTCAATGTTGTGAGGCCCAACCTCTTCCCAGGGGCTCTGCCTGCACCCTCGGGAGGGCCTGTCGGTGGGGACGCTCCTAGACCTTAAGGATGGGGACTGCCGCATCCAGGGACACAGTGACCCCTGGGCCACCGGGCTTGGTAGATTCCTCTTGGTCCTCTCCTTTCCTTGGTGGCCCACCCCTTGCTCCCTTCTGTCAGCCTTAGAAGA
The genomic region above belongs to Neovison vison isolate M4711 chromosome 7, ASM_NN_V1, whole genome shotgun sequence and contains:
- the SLC7A10 gene encoding asc-type amino acid transporter 1 isoform X2, giving the protein MYPTSLAVISMTFSNYVLQPVFPNCIPPAAASRALSMACLMLLTWVNSSSVRWATRIQDIFTGGKLLALSLIIGVGFVQIFQGHFEELRPSNAFDFWMTPSVGHLALAFLQGSFAFSGWNFLNYVTEELVDPRKNLPRAIVISIPLVTFVYTFTNIAYFTAMSPQELLVSNAVAVTFGEKLLGYFSWVMPVSVALSTFGGINGYLFTSSRLCFSGAREGHLPSLLAMIHVRHCTPIPALLVCCGATAVIMLVGDTYTLINYVSFINYLCYGVTILGLLVLRWRRPALHRPIKVNLLVPVAYLVFWAFLLVFSFISEPMVCGVGVIIILTGVPVFFLGVFWKSKPKCVHRLTGEPGSLPMAVGARDATLLGAGPGAGPPSSSCGGNRIQLPPEVSPRGDPRVQDPPDGSSSLKTPAPQSQTQGLSVCPSVLRVHDTLGPGAVFRGLPPGCPRGGGKWPLPAAPTARHGQAFEDTVRHSWSPKQLFLFTCCLLRKCFCKIIFFFFGFLFCSVLFCPGKKKEREIQHLEAEAEGALQMCAGLPVGPAPLASPAKVYE
- the SLC7A10 gene encoding asc-type amino acid transporter 1 isoform X1, which translates into the protein MYPTSLAVISMTFSNYVLQPVFPNCIPPAAASRALSMACLMLLTWVNSSSVRWATRIQDIFTGGKLLALSLIIGVGFVQIFQGHFEELRPSNAFDFWMTPSVGHLALAFLQGSFAFSGWNFLNYVTEELVDPRKNLPRAIVISIPLVTFVYTFTNIAYFTAMSPQELLVSNAVAVTFGEKLLGYFSWVMPVSVALSTFGGINGYLFTSSRLCFSGAREGHLPSLLAMIHVRHCTPIPALLVCVSCGVTAGREGSRGHPAMWGMVGICLGPRGQPTEAAGRAGADGGRWEATLSPVLSQCGATAVIMLVGDTYTLINYVSFINYLCYGVTILGLLVLRWRRPALHRPIKVNLLVPVAYLVFWAFLLVFSFISEPMVCGVGVIIILTGVPVFFLGVFWKSKPKCVHRLTGEPGSLPMAVGARDATLLGAGPGAGPPSSSCGGNRIQLPPEVSPRGDPRVQDPPDGSSSLKTPAPQSQTQGLSVCPSVLRVHDTLGPGAVFRGLPPGCPRGGGKWPLPAAPTARHGQAFEDTVRHSWSPKQLFLFTCCLLRKCFCKIIFFFFGFLFCSVLFCPGKKKEREIQHLEAEAEGALQMCAGLPVGPAPLASPAKVYE
- the SLC7A10 gene encoding asc-type amino acid transporter 1 isoform X3; translation: MAGHTQQLSGRGNPGPAPSPSPGPGPGPGPSERVALKKEIGLVSACTIIIGNIIGSGIFISPKGVLEHSGSVGLALFVWVLGGGVTALGSLCYAELGVAIPKSGGDYAYVTEIFGGLAGFLLLWSAVLIMYPTSLAVISMTFSNYVLQPVFPNCIPPAAASRALSMACLMLLTWVNSSSVRWATRIQDIFTGGKLLALSLIIGVGFVQIFQGHFEELRPSNAFDFWMTPSVGHLALAFLQGSFAFSGWNFLNYVTEELVDPRKNLPRAIVISIPLVTFVYTFTNIAYFTAMSPQELLVSNAVAVTFGEKLLGYFSWVMPVSVALSTFGGINGYLFTSSRLCFSGAREGHLPSLLAMIHVRHCTPIPALLVCCGATAVIMLVGDTYTLINYVSFINYLCYGVTILGLLVLRWRRPALHRPIKVNLLVPVAYLVFWAFLLVFSFISEPMVCGVGVIIILTGVPVFFLGVFWKSKPKCVHRLTESMTRWGQELCFVVYPQGAPEEEENGPCQPPPLPATDKPLKTQ